CTTCAACGCACCGGTCATGATGACCTCCGCTCCGACAGATCTCCGTCGACATGATAAGATCGATATCGCGATGTGCAAGCCGCGGCGCCGCGGCGGGAATCCATCCCCTGACGCCGCCGACCCGTACGGCGGTAACCGGGCCGACGCATGGCATGTCTTATGCGATGCCGGACACGGCACGGACTATCAACAGCAGCCCATAGAACGACGTGGCAGGATCATCAGCATGACAGCGGATCTTGATCGAGCTGTGCCCGCATCGAAACAATCACCATTACACAAGGAATAAAGGAATGTTGGCACAAATACAGTCCATTCCCGATGAGATCAACACATTGGGTGAATGTCTGTTGGAGGCCAATCAAATTCAGGATGCCCTGGCGCTTTTCGAACTCGCAGCCAGCCACGAACCCGACAATGGCCAATTTGCCAACAATCTGGCTATTGCCCGCTTCCAGTCGGGAGGCTTGACCGGCGCCGTTTCAGGCCTGGAGACCGCACTGCGCTGCGGAGGAGACCGCCGGCTATTTGCTTTGAATTATGCCGACCTGGCCCGCACCCGACCGCGCCTGCTGCGCCGCGGGCTGGAAGTTTGCCGGGACTATCTGGAGCAATGCGGCCAAGACGCCGAAGTGTCGACAGTGGCGAACCTCATCGAGCAAGAAATCGAAACGGCCCACAAGGAGTTTTACGATGCCTTGGCAGCCACGCCGCTGCACGCCAGGTTGAAGGTCAACGGCGCGGCGGAGCCGCAGCATCTCGTCGAGATGGGAGAGAAACTCGCGGATTGCATCCAGGAGAATCTGGAGGGTCTGTCCGAGGCCCGCACCGTGCTGGATTTCGGTGTCGGTCTGGGACGGGTCCTGTGGCCCCTTTCGCAAAGACTGCCCGGGGCGCGGTTCATCGGTTTCGATGTGGATCCCATGATGTTGGCCAGCCTGGCCGGTGTCGATGCCCTGTCAGACACCGAATACGTCTACACCACCCACGACATTCCCGACAACAGTGTCGACGCGGCCTATGTGATTTCGGTGTTCACCCATCTTGCCCGCACCACCGACTACTGGCTGTGGGAATTGAACCGGGTCCTGGCGCCGGGAGGTCGTGCCTTCATCACCTACCACGACGAGACGCTCTACGATGAACTCCGTAAACGAGTCGGCGGAACGCTTACCTTCACCGGGCGCACGACCGTGGGGCGTTGTACCGAAGGTTCCACGAACATGGGGACTTACTATGAAACCAGGGAATGGGAGCGTACGGTGGGCCGTTTCTTCAAGATCATTCGCACCGTGCCGCGCGGACTGGGCGGGCATCAATCCTTTTCGGTGCTGGAAAAGGGCGAGGCGAGGGTCGACTCGCTGGACATCCACCGGATCTACATGAGGGACCTGGAAACGGAGTTGTACAGGATGCGGGACGAGGCCGGCCTCGAAATCTGACTTACATCTCGACCTTCAGCACACGCTTGAATAACAGCCCGCCGACGACCGACAACAGGAAGAACCCCCACAGCCACACGGGCAACCCGGCCCAGTCGTCGTCCCGCCGCGGCAGCTCCACGCGGATCGCCGCCAGCGGCGCGCCGTCGGGCAGGGGGATCTCGGTAGGATTGAGCAGAAGGTGATGCCAGCCGCCGCGCTCGCGCGCACCGGCCAGCCGATCCCGATCGCCGGCCGGCGCCAGGAGCTTGGCCCAGCGCGTCGCGCCGTCGGTCACCGTCACTTCCCGGGGCGTATCGGCCGTGGCGCGCACGCGCCACCAGACCTCGCGGTTCGCCCGGTCCACGAGCGGGCCGGCTTCCACGTCGAGACCCGTCTCCGCCTCCAGCGCCAGCCGCGACAGGACATCCTCCTGCCCCTCGACCACCCGGGCGCTGACCAGCGTCGTCTCTCCCTCACGCAACCCCCGCCGCTGGTACCGGGCATCCAGCTGCACCACGATCACCAGCACCGCCGGCAGCAGGACCAGCAGCGCCGGCAGCGAGGTCGACAGGTACCGCATATTGGCCTTGAACAGATCCCACTGGATACGCATCAGGATCCCGAGGTGATCCTGGTAGAGCCCCATCTCGTACAGATGCCCGGTCAAACGCCGCCGCCGCTCCGATAACGCCGTCTGGTTGGTCGTCACCTTGAACAGCCACAGCAGCAGCACGCCGGCGAGAGCCGAGACGACGGCCAATGCCGGCCAGCCCGCGGTGCCGAAAGGCCGCAGCAGCAGGTCGAACAGTCCGGTGAGAGTTTTGGCCAGCCAGTCCACGATCATTCCCTACGAGATGTACCCCAGCCCCTGCATCCGCTTGCGGATCTCATCCTCCGAATCCCCGCCCTCCTCGAACTTCGCGACCTCGCGCTCGAGCACGTGTTTGACGAACTCCTCGGGCGACGCGTAGCCGGCGATGCCGGCGTACTTGCGGATCTTCTCCATCAGTTCCCTGTCGATCTTCAATCTGGGCCCAAACATCTCATTCTCCTTCGAATATCGGACGGCCGACCATCTCCGGCAGCGGTTCGAGCCCGAACAGCGACAGGAAGGTCGGCGCCAGGTCCAGCAGTTCCGGGTCGTCCTTGGTGATTCTGCGGTTGGTGACGATGACGCCGGGCACCTCGTCGGCGGCCATGCAGTGGTCGCCGCTCCACTTCATCATGTTGTCCGCGAAGACCGTCCCGGGGACCTCGCCCAGGGCCGACTCGTTCGACCCCCGGAAGCCGGCGTAGTAACCCAGGATGATGTCCGGCGCGCTGGCCGTCTGCGGCCCGGAATAGATCTCGTCGGTGCGGTAGGCGTAC
Above is a genomic segment from bacterium containing:
- a CDS encoding methyltransferase domain-containing protein; the encoded protein is MLAQIQSIPDEINTLGECLLEANQIQDALALFELAASHEPDNGQFANNLAIARFQSGGLTGAVSGLETALRCGGDRRLFALNYADLARTRPRLLRRGLEVCRDYLEQCGQDAEVSTVANLIEQEIETAHKEFYDALAATPLHARLKVNGAAEPQHLVEMGEKLADCIQENLEGLSEARTVLDFGVGLGRVLWPLSQRLPGARFIGFDVDPMMLASLAGVDALSDTEYVYTTHDIPDNSVDAAYVISVFTHLARTTDYWLWELNRVLAPGGRAFITYHDETLYDELRKRVGGTLTFTGRTTVGRCTEGSTNMGTYYETREWERTVGRFFKIIRTVPRGLGGHQSFSVLEKGEARVDSLDIHRIYMRDLETELYRMRDEAGLEI